TACAGCGTCACGCAAGGCATTCACACTTCGGCCCTCAGCGACGGCGAGCGGCTACTGCTGGTGGCCGAAGACGTGGGCCGCCACAACACCATTGACCGGCTGTGGGGCAAGGCCCTCAAGCAAAACATCTCCACCGAAGGCAACATCCTGCTGGCAACCGGGCGCATCAGTTCGGAGATGCTGGGCAAGGCGGCAAAGATGGGCGTCCCCATTGTTGTCTCGCGCACCTCGGCCACCAGCCTCTCGGTAGAATTGGGCCGGGCGTGGAATATCACCGTCGTCGGCTACGCGCGCCGCAACAGCCTGCGTGTGTACACCGCCCTGCACCGCATCGCCCTCGAAGCCCAAACCGTTGCGCCGGCCTGAACGCCAACCAAACACAACAACGAATTGGGGAAAGGAACGAATGCAAGACCAGGTGGCGCATTCCGTTCGATGACAAAGAAACAATCCGCTAAATCCGTTCAATCCGTTGACGAAATAAGCCGGCCTCTCCTCAACTGGTACGCCGCCAACGCCCGCGACCTGCCCTGGCGCAAGACTCGCGATCCGTATCGAATCTGGATCAGCGAGATCATGTTGCAACAGACTCAGGTGGAAGCCGTCATCCCGTATTACCGCCGCTGGCTGAAAAAATTTCCGACGGTGAAGGCGTTAGCCGAAGCGCCGCTCAAAGACGTGCTGGCGATCTGGGAAGGGTTGGGCTACTACTCGCGCGCCCGAAATTTACACAAAGCCGCCCGGAAGCTCGTGGCTGAACACGATGGGCGACTGCCAAAGACAGTGGAAGGGCTGAGGCAGTTATCAGGGATTGGGCGGTACACGGCAGGGGCCATCGCTTCCATTGCCTTCAACGCTGATACCGCCGTGCTGGATGGCAACGTCAAACGTGTCCTCGCCCGCGTCTTCAATCTCGCCGATGACGTGAAAAGTCCGGCAGGCGAAAAGAAGTTGTGGGCGCTGGCCGAAAGCCTGGTGCCGCCGGGCAACGCCGGCGATTACAACCAGGCCGTGATGGATTTGGGCGCGACCATCTGCCGCCCGCAAAACCCAACGTGCTTGCTTTGCCCCCTGCTCGGCTTGTGCGAAGCGCAAAAGTTGGGCCTGCAAAACGAACGCCCGGTAGCAAAGAAGAAGCCGCCCACGCCGCACTATGATGTGGCCGCTGGCATCATCCGAAAGAACGGGCGAGTGCTGATCGCCCAGCGCCCGGCAGACAAATTGCTCGGCGGCTTGTGGGAGTTTCCCGGCGGCAAGGTCGAGCCGGGCGAGAGTTTGCCCGATTGCCTGCGGCGCGAGATTCAGGAAGAGTTAGGAATCAAAATCGAAGCGGGCGAGCAACGGCTCACGCTCAAACACGCTTACACCCATTTCAAGATCACATTGCATGTGTTTGAAGCAAAATGGGCGAGCGGCAAAGCGCGGGCGCTTGAAGTGGCCGATTTTAAGTGGGCGCTCCCCCGCGAGCTAGCGGCTTACCCGATGGGCAAAACGGATCGGGCGATTGCGGCATTCATTTCTGCCGATACATCTCAACCCGGCGAAACGACTCAACATAGCCCATCTCGTAAAACGCGGGCAGGTGTGCATCGTTGACATAGATGTTCTCGGTCTGGGTGTCGAGGTCAAAATACTTGTCGTGCAGGTGAGCCAGCAAGGCCCGACCGACTATCGCCGGGTCGCCCTGCTCGGTCTGTATGACCAAACGCGAGAGCATGTAGCGCTGGCGCTGGAAGGCCAGCCAGCCGCGGTCACCGCCGGGCAAGGTCACGGTCAAACAAAAAACGTCGGTTGCGTTGTGCAACGACTCGGTCTGGTTCGTCCACGGCGGCAGAGTTGTTCGAGTCTCAAGCAGGGCCAGGGCCTCGGCGCGGGCCATCCATTGAACATCGCCAAACGGGTAAACCGGCGGCGGCCCCGGAGGCCGGCGCAGGATGAGCAGTTCGCCCGTTTCATAAAATCCAAGTTTTAGAAAAAGTTTTTGGGCCGGAACGTTGTTCTTGATGACTTCCAACATGGTGAAGCGAATGTCCAGACGCTCAGCCGCCTCCAGCAGGGCAACCATGAGTGTCCGTCCCGCCCCGTGACGGCGGCTTGTCGGCAAAACGCCCAGCCGGGTGATCCACGCCCGCCCGGCGCGAACGCCCAACATCCCTAGCCCCTGCATCACGCCCTCATCCATCGCCACAAAAGAATTTTCCAGATTGATGTCGTACACGTGAATGTATTCGGTCATCTTGGCGATGTTCATCGGCATCGGCACAAGATAATCCACGCGAGACTTGTTGTAAATGGTTGTCAGTTCTTTAAGTGTGAACTTGCTGGCTGGGATAAGCTCAAGCGGGTTGTCTGAGGGAGCCAGGGCCATGTCGTGAGGATACACAATCAGCGAAGATGGGAAGCGACCTGCTCAAGAAGAGTCGCAACTTTGATAGGTTTGCTGATGTAGCCGTTACAACCATAAGCTTTGACCATCTGGCGGGCCGTCTCTTCGGGCCAGGCGGTAACGACGACAATAGGAGTGTGCGCCGTTTCGGGCGCGCGACGCAGTTGGGAGGCAACGGTCTGGCCGTCGAGGTCGGGCAGGCCCAGG
This genomic interval from Chloroflexota bacterium contains the following:
- a CDS encoding GNAT family N-acetyltransferase, which codes for MALAPSDNPLELIPASKFTLKELTTIYNKSRVDYLVPMPMNIAKMTEYIHVYDINLENSFVAMDEGVMQGLGMLGVRAGRAWITRLGVLPTSRRHGAGRTLMVALLEAAERLDIRFTMLEVIKNNVPAQKLFLKLGFYETGELLILRRPPGPPPVYPFGDVQWMARAEALALLETRTTLPPWTNQTESLHNATDVFCLTVTLPGGDRGWLAFQRQRYMLSRLVIQTEQGDPAIVGRALLAHLHDKYFDLDTQTENIYVNDAHLPAFYEMGYVESFRRVEMYRQK
- the mutY gene encoding A/G-specific adenine glycosylase — protein: MTKKQSAKSVQSVDEISRPLLNWYAANARDLPWRKTRDPYRIWISEIMLQQTQVEAVIPYYRRWLKKFPTVKALAEAPLKDVLAIWEGLGYYSRARNLHKAARKLVAEHDGRLPKTVEGLRQLSGIGRYTAGAIASIAFNADTAVLDGNVKRVLARVFNLADDVKSPAGEKKLWALAESLVPPGNAGDYNQAVMDLGATICRPQNPTCLLCPLLGLCEAQKLGLQNERPVAKKKPPTPHYDVAAGIIRKNGRVLIAQRPADKLLGGLWEFPGGKVEPGESLPDCLRREIQEELGIKIEAGEQRLTLKHAYTHFKITLHVFEAKWASGKARALEVADFKWALPRELAAYPMGKTDRAIAAFISADTSQPGETTQHSPSRKTRAGVHR
- a CDS encoding response regulator, translated to MPRVLLIEDIEDNVLLVERVLTANGYEVLHAPDGETGLQMAADERPDLILLDLGLPDLDGQTVASQLRRAPETAHTPIVVVTAWPEETARQMVKAYGCNGYISKPIKVATLLEQVASHLR